In Corynebacterium nuruki S6-4, the following proteins share a genomic window:
- a CDS encoding electron transfer flavoprotein subunit alpha/FixB family protein produces the protein MTNVLVLVEHTQGELKNATRELITAARVFGTVGAVVVGAPGTSEKLQPALAAAGAETVYAAEADFADNHVVTPSVDAVSGLAAQFQVPVIISASAAGNEIAGRVGARVASGVLYDQIEINADRSAKGSIFGGDFTTENTVGGAAPVYTLRSGAVDPVEQAAAGTVQPVELPAPGPTAVTVTNFAPAEQADRPELTEAKIIVSGGRGVAGPEGFHDVVEPLADVLGAAVGASRAAVDADYYPGKFQVGQTGKTVSPNLYIALGISGAIQHKAGMQTSKTIVAVNKDEEAGIFEITDFGVVGDLFKVAPQATEELKKRQ, from the coding sequence TGTCCTGGTCCTCGTTGAGCACACGCAGGGTGAGCTGAAGAACGCCACCCGCGAGCTCATCACCGCCGCCCGCGTCTTCGGTACCGTCGGTGCCGTCGTCGTCGGCGCCCCCGGCACCTCCGAGAAGCTGCAGCCCGCCCTGGCCGCCGCCGGCGCCGAGACCGTCTACGCCGCCGAGGCCGACTTCGCCGACAACCACGTCGTCACCCCCTCGGTGGACGCCGTCTCCGGCCTGGCCGCCCAGTTCCAGGTGCCGGTCATCATCTCCGCCTCCGCCGCCGGCAACGAGATCGCCGGCCGCGTCGGCGCCCGGGTCGCCTCCGGTGTGCTCTACGACCAGATCGAGATCAACGCCGACCGCAGCGCGAAGGGCTCGATCTTCGGTGGCGACTTCACCACCGAGAACACCGTCGGTGGCGCCGCACCGGTCTACACCCTGCGCTCCGGCGCCGTCGACCCGGTCGAGCAGGCCGCCGCCGGCACCGTGCAGCCCGTCGAACTCCCGGCTCCGGGCCCGACCGCCGTGACCGTCACCAACTTCGCGCCGGCCGAGCAGGCCGACCGCCCCGAGCTCACCGAGGCGAAGATCATCGTCTCCGGTGGCCGTGGTGTCGCCGGTCCGGAAGGCTTCCACGACGTCGTCGAGCCGCTCGCCGACGTCCTCGGTGCCGCCGTCGGTGCCTCCCGTGCCGCGGTCGACGCCGACTACTACCCGGGCAAGTTCCAGGTCGGCCAGACCGGTAAGACGGTCTCCCCGAACCTGTACATCGCCCTCGGCATCTCCGGCGCCATCCAGCACAAGGCCGGTATGCAGACCTCCAAGACCATCGTCGCCGTCAACAAGGACGAGGAGGCCGGCATCTTCGAGATCACCGACTTCGGCGTCGTCGGTGACCTGTTCAAGGTCGCCCCGCAGGCCACCGAGGAGCTCAAGAAGCGCCAGTAG